One window of uncultured Methanoregula sp. genomic DNA carries:
- a CDS encoding aconitase X catalytic domain-containing protein, which produces MYLDPEDERILAGEQGETRQKMLELLVALGKVFGAERLVPIRSAQVSGASYKTIGEYGLAWLSTLDAKAVVPAVLNPIGMPRGRWQEMGISGDFAQKQNAVVAAYERLGIGLECTCTPYYLRETSYGDHLAWSESSAVSYANSVIGARTNREGGPGALAAAIVGKTPCYGFHLEENRRPQVIVRVQADTRDWSIAHYGALGHHTGKLVGNRIPFLSGLEAADSDHLKGLGAAMAATGAVALYHVEGVTPEAVKIPFDLSGLEVITVETGEIEALFRHMPVDAVAVGCPHCSPKELEEIARLLKGKLVMMPLYVFAAQGVIDKNQRTVDAIEKSGARVFADTCMVVSPVMEQYSAIMVNSGKALAYVPDMCAAVARIGTIENCVNVATGEK; this is translated from the coding sequence ATGTATCTCGATCCTGAAGATGAACGGATCCTTGCCGGCGAACAGGGAGAGACCCGGCAGAAGATGCTCGAACTCCTGGTTGCGCTCGGCAAGGTGTTCGGGGCAGAGAGACTCGTCCCGATCCGGAGTGCCCAGGTCAGCGGGGCATCCTACAAGACGATTGGCGAGTACGGCCTTGCCTGGCTTTCCACGCTCGATGCAAAAGCGGTTGTCCCGGCGGTGCTGAACCCGATCGGTATGCCACGGGGGCGCTGGCAGGAGATGGGCATCAGCGGGGATTTCGCGCAGAAGCAGAATGCGGTAGTCGCGGCGTACGAACGGCTGGGTATCGGTCTTGAATGCACCTGCACGCCGTATTACTTGCGCGAAACTTCGTACGGGGATCATCTCGCGTGGTCGGAATCTTCCGCGGTCAGTTACGCGAACTCGGTGATCGGGGCCCGGACGAATCGCGAGGGCGGGCCCGGTGCTCTTGCAGCAGCTATTGTCGGCAAGACTCCCTGCTACGGGTTTCATCTTGAGGAGAACCGCAGGCCGCAGGTGATCGTCCGTGTACAGGCCGATACCCGCGACTGGAGCATAGCGCATTACGGGGCACTCGGCCATCACACCGGCAAACTTGTCGGCAATCGGATCCCGTTCCTGTCAGGGCTCGAAGCTGCCGACAGCGATCATCTTAAGGGGCTCGGGGCCGCGATGGCGGCAACCGGGGCCGTGGCCCTCTACCACGTGGAAGGCGTGACGCCGGAAGCGGTGAAGATCCCCTTTGACCTTTCCGGTCTTGAAGTCATTACTGTTGAAACGGGCGAGATCGAGGCATTGTTCCGGCACATGCCGGTCGATGCCGTGGCTGTTGGCTGCCCGCACTGCTCCCCAAAAGAACTCGAAGAGATCGCCCGGCTCCTGAAGGGAAAACTGGTAATGATGCCCCTCTATGTCTTTGCCGCGCAGGGAGTCATCGACAAGAACCAGCGTACCGTGGACGCGATCGAGAAGAGCGGCGCCCGGGTTTTTGCCGATACCTGCATGGTGGTCTCGCCGGTTATGGAGCAGTACTCCGCCATCATGGTGAACAGTGGTAAGGCACTCGCCTATGTACCGGACATGTGCGCCGCGGTTGCCCGCATCGGGACGATCGAAAACTGTGTGAACGTGGCGACCGGCGAAAAATAG
- a CDS encoding PEGA domain-containing protein — MVPPVRKNRVLIIAGFLLALILVVPPALAEVDFQIYSVPSGAVVSVDNFWFDTTPATVKYVGSGWHTIQVSMDGYQTNTQSQYCDDATGGTQVCVINVNLVPNPVSYGWLDINPFNAEVWVDGIDHGNGNMQIPLAPGNHLLVLKKPGYYDYSETFSVSAGQTTSRAPGMTPYPQQPQYGSLQIDSDPAGSAVYLNNVYKGIEPASGAFYITDLAPGTYTLTLNMQDYQLWTQQVVVQAGIVNDIHAKLVPNPVGPTPDTTGQIYFSTVPATANVYLDNVYRGITPLTLKDIPAGNHAVTYKLTGFQDYSTVASVTGGTIINVPATLTLSSPLPTGTVPAPKPTKSAAGWIPVVMALGICGALFLVRKKA, encoded by the coding sequence ATGGTTCCACCTGTCCGGAAGAACCGTGTCCTGATCATTGCAGGATTTCTCCTTGCTCTCATCCTTGTCGTTCCACCGGCACTGGCTGAGGTTGATTTCCAGATCTACTCAGTCCCGTCGGGGGCTGTGGTATCCGTGGATAATTTCTGGTTCGACACCACACCGGCAACGGTCAAGTACGTTGGCAGCGGCTGGCACACGATCCAGGTCAGCATGGACGGGTACCAGACCAATACCCAGTCCCAGTACTGCGATGACGCCACAGGAGGTACCCAGGTCTGCGTGATCAATGTTAACCTGGTGCCAAACCCTGTTTCATACGGATGGCTCGACATCAACCCGTTCAATGCAGAAGTGTGGGTTGACGGGATCGATCATGGCAACGGGAATATGCAGATTCCGCTCGCCCCGGGAAACCACCTCCTCGTCCTCAAAAAACCCGGCTATTATGATTACTCGGAGACATTTTCTGTCAGTGCCGGTCAGACAACTTCGCGGGCACCCGGGATGACCCCGTATCCCCAGCAGCCCCAGTACGGGTCGCTCCAGATTGATTCGGATCCTGCGGGTTCTGCCGTGTACCTGAACAATGTGTACAAGGGAATTGAACCCGCCTCCGGTGCGTTCTACATAACGGACCTCGCGCCCGGCACCTATACGCTCACCCTGAATATGCAGGATTACCAGCTGTGGACCCAGCAGGTCGTGGTGCAGGCAGGAATCGTGAATGATATCCATGCCAAGCTCGTGCCCAACCCGGTGGGTCCCACGCCGGATACAACCGGCCAGATCTACTTCTCAACGGTTCCGGCAACTGCCAATGTGTACCTCGACAATGTGTACCGCGGGATCACGCCCCTGACGCTCAAAGATATCCCGGCCGGAAATCATGCGGTCACCTACAAGCTTACCGGGTTCCAGGACTATTCAACGGTTGCCAGTGTTACCGGAGGAACCATCATCAACGTGCCTGCAACGCTCACTCTCTCCAGCCCGCTGCCAACAGGGACAGTACCCGCACCCAAACCGACAAAATCCGCAGCCGGCTGGATACCTGTTGTGATGGCACTTGGAATCTGCGGTGCACTTTTCCTCGTGAGAAAGAAAGCATAA
- a CDS encoding ATPase, with protein sequence MVGWEVPIGAAIAFAGGAIGTGWAQSRIGAAGAGAIAERPETVGSIIILEAIPETLVILGFVVAAMIILMVK encoded by the coding sequence ATGGTTGGTTGGGAAGTCCCGATTGGAGCAGCAATCGCATTTGCCGGCGGAGCTATCGGCACCGGGTGGGCCCAGTCCCGCATCGGCGCAGCCGGGGCGGGTGCGATTGCCGAACGGCCCGAAACAGTTGGATCCATTATCATCCTGGAGGCGATCCCCGAGACCCTGGTCATCCTCGGTTTTGTCGTTGCGGCAATGATCATCCTGATGGTGAAGTGA
- a CDS encoding V-type ATP synthase subunit E codes for MAYENLLRSVEESAEERERELRNNAQKQAQEIRAHAKKEAEEIQELSIREAEKSAVTERNKMLYLAKGEIKEQGLKSREKVFHAAFEEAKQQLAGLREDRNYPAVFERLAREATGAMGEMPFHVHVDKRDLDLCKKTFAALGIHCEIFPDLECAGGLVVSSPDGLVALSNTIESRLERVKESRKLEIYAILSGG; via the coding sequence ATGGCCTATGAAAACCTGCTGAGATCGGTTGAAGAGAGCGCAGAAGAACGGGAGCGCGAGCTCCGAAATAATGCACAAAAACAGGCGCAGGAGATCCGGGCACACGCAAAAAAAGAGGCAGAAGAGATCCAGGAATTATCCATACGGGAAGCAGAAAAGTCTGCTGTCACTGAGCGGAACAAGATGCTCTATCTCGCAAAAGGGGAGATCAAGGAACAGGGGCTTAAGAGCCGGGAGAAGGTCTTCCATGCTGCCTTTGAAGAGGCAAAACAGCAGCTCGCCGGGCTCCGGGAGGACAGGAACTACCCGGCCGTATTCGAACGGCTCGCCCGTGAGGCAACCGGTGCAATGGGAGAGATGCCCTTCCATGTCCATGTCGACAAGCGGGATCTCGACCTCTGCAAAAAAACATTCGCGGCTCTTGGCATACACTGCGAAATCTTCCCCGACCTTGAGTGCGCAGGGGGTCTTGTGGTCAGTTCGCCGGACGGACTTGTTGCGCTCTCCAATACGATCGAGTCCCGGCTGGAACGGGTAAAGGAAAGCCGGAAACTCGAGATCTACGCCATACTTTCCGGTGGTTGA
- the ahaC gene encoding ATP synthase A1 subunit C: MDWGYINARMRGMKSRLLDHHTLDNLILQPDLDSLISELEKTPYRDDIIEARGKYTGMSCIEHALRNNFVRTFRKILGFARKEEAEQYIGIFLHRWDIQNIKTILRGKNIHVTNEEILDCIVPAGELDEATLTELVRRQDTKAVIDLLATWRIPWATPLTTAFPEFARSGDLGMLECALDRYYYDEALRAVSAPGKNNAMIRNILSLEIDVVNLKTVLRMIRDRVDPEEATKFLLAGGQEFDLKKLGRLLALPAIDDAVAELAQTQYRFLSETPEAAMRTQKISVIEKELERYLVRQGTRSFTADPLSVASLIGYFWAKYNEITNIRVISRCKTADFPVENLREELIYV, encoded by the coding sequence ATGGACTGGGGGTACATCAATGCCCGGATGCGGGGAATGAAGAGCCGGCTTCTGGATCACCACACGCTCGACAACCTGATCCTCCAGCCGGACCTTGATTCCCTCATAAGCGAGCTCGAAAAGACCCCCTACCGGGACGATATCATCGAGGCCCGGGGGAAATATACCGGGATGTCCTGCATAGAGCATGCCCTCCGGAACAATTTTGTCAGGACGTTCCGGAAGATCCTCGGCTTTGCCAGAAAAGAGGAAGCGGAACAGTATATCGGTATCTTTCTCCACCGCTGGGACATCCAGAACATCAAGACCATTCTCCGGGGTAAGAACATCCACGTGACGAACGAGGAGATCCTGGACTGTATTGTCCCTGCGGGAGAGCTCGACGAGGCGACCTTAACTGAGCTCGTGCGCCGGCAGGACACAAAAGCGGTGATTGACCTGCTTGCCACGTGGCGCATTCCCTGGGCCACCCCCCTCACCACGGCGTTTCCTGAATTTGCCCGGAGCGGGGATCTCGGCATGCTCGAATGTGCGCTCGACCGGTATTATTACGATGAGGCCCTCCGTGCCGTCAGTGCCCCCGGGAAGAATAACGCCATGATCAGAAACATCCTCTCGCTCGAGATCGATGTGGTGAACCTCAAGACCGTGCTCCGGATGATCCGGGACCGCGTTGACCCCGAAGAGGCAACAAAATTCCTGCTTGCCGGGGGGCAGGAGTTTGATCTCAAAAAACTCGGCCGCCTGCTCGCACTGCCGGCAATTGACGATGCGGTTGCAGAACTGGCACAGACGCAGTACCGCTTCCTCTCGGAAACACCGGAAGCAGCCATGCGGACACAGAAGATCTCGGTCATTGAGAAAGAACTGGAACGGTACCTGGTCCGGCAGGGTACCCGGTCGTTCACTGCCGATCCCCTGAGCGTTGCGTCGCTGATCGGGTACTTCTGGGCAAAATACAACGAGATCACCAACATCCGGGTCATCTCGCGCTGCAAGACCGCGGATTTTCCGGTGGAGAACCTCAGGGAGGAACTCATCTATGTATAA
- a CDS encoding V-type ATP synthase subunit F, translated as MYKLVVVTDSDRASGFRLAGAEVFEAKDVEEARVVIPPLLHKDDIGIVAVNEEYMLSLDEKLMDRIEKMHRPLIIPIPSKSREVDRRTYIERLLRKAIGYNIVLKR; from the coding sequence ATGTATAAGCTGGTTGTCGTGACGGACAGCGACCGGGCATCCGGGTTCCGGCTCGCGGGAGCGGAGGTCTTCGAGGCAAAGGATGTGGAAGAGGCCCGGGTCGTGATCCCGCCCCTGCTTCACAAGGACGATATCGGGATTGTTGCAGTGAACGAGGAGTACATGCTCTCGCTTGATGAGAAACTCATGGACCGGATCGAGAAGATGCACCGTCCGCTTATCATCCCGATCCCCTCGAAATCAAGGGAAGTGGACCGGCGGACCTACATCGAGCGCCTCCTCCGGAAGGCGATCGGGTACAACATTGTCCTGAAGAGGTGA
- a CDS encoding V-type ATP synthase subunit A, which yields MITGTISRISGPVIIAKGMKGSKMYDVVKVGAEALRGEIIRLEGDESVIQVYEDTTGLTLGESVENTETPLSVELGPGLLASIYDGVQRPLPVLLALSGDFIGRGIFAPGLDRSKKWEFVPVVKVGDAVGPGDIIGTVAEFQFEHRVLVPPKVAGNVAEIRAGSFTVEEIVCVLDNGVRLPMMQSWPVRIPRPHKKKLDPVLPLITGQRVFDCMFPVTKGGTAMIPGGFGTGKTVSEQTLAKWSDTQVVVYIGCGERGNEMTDVLAEFPELIDPRTKLPLIQRTILIANTSNMPVAAREASIYTGITIAEYFRDMGYDVALMADSTSRWGEALREVSGRLEEMPGEEGYPAYLATRLSAFYERAGRVVTLGTIERNGSITVVGAVSPPGGDFSEPITQNTLRVVGTFWALDTNLAYRRHFPSVNWIKSYSLYLDSIAEWYSKTIARDWRELREKAIYLLQKEVELQEIVQLVGPDALPDSEKAILEVTRMIREDFLQQSAYSDTDSFCPIEKQYLMLKVIISYYDQVILAMNRGISLRQIQALPLKATIGRMKEAGETDAIRLIIDEISTTFPALEVEK from the coding sequence ATGATTACGGGAACAATTTCACGGATCTCGGGCCCGGTGATTATCGCCAAAGGCATGAAAGGGTCCAAGATGTACGACGTGGTGAAGGTCGGGGCCGAGGCACTCCGCGGCGAGATCATCCGGCTCGAGGGCGATGAATCTGTTATCCAGGTGTACGAGGATACTACCGGTCTTACGCTGGGCGAGAGCGTGGAGAATACCGAGACCCCGCTCTCTGTTGAGCTTGGCCCCGGGCTCCTTGCCTCCATCTATGACGGCGTCCAGCGCCCGCTGCCGGTGCTCCTTGCGCTGAGCGGAGACTTCATCGGCCGTGGCATCTTCGCCCCGGGACTTGACCGGTCGAAGAAGTGGGAATTCGTGCCAGTGGTGAAAGTGGGGGACGCGGTCGGTCCCGGCGATATCATCGGTACCGTTGCGGAATTCCAGTTCGAGCACCGGGTGCTTGTTCCCCCGAAAGTTGCCGGCAACGTTGCCGAGATCCGGGCCGGTTCGTTCACGGTAGAAGAGATTGTCTGCGTTCTCGACAACGGGGTCCGTCTCCCCATGATGCAGTCCTGGCCGGTCCGGATTCCCCGGCCCCACAAGAAGAAGCTTGACCCGGTCCTGCCGCTTATAACCGGGCAACGGGTCTTCGACTGCATGTTCCCGGTGACAAAAGGCGGGACCGCGATGATCCCGGGTGGTTTCGGAACCGGGAAGACCGTCTCTGAGCAGACGCTTGCCAAGTGGTCGGACACCCAGGTAGTGGTCTATATCGGGTGCGGGGAGCGGGGCAACGAGATGACGGATGTGCTCGCAGAATTTCCCGAGCTCATCGATCCCCGGACAAAGCTCCCGCTGATCCAGCGGACGATCCTGATTGCCAACACCTCGAATATGCCGGTTGCTGCCCGCGAAGCCTCGATCTATACCGGGATCACCATCGCGGAGTATTTCCGGGACATGGGATACGACGTGGCCCTGATGGCGGACTCGACTTCCCGCTGGGGCGAAGCGCTGCGGGAAGTCTCGGGCCGGCTCGAAGAGATGCCGGGCGAGGAAGGATACCCGGCCTACCTCGCGACCCGGCTCTCGGCTTTCTACGAACGGGCCGGCCGGGTCGTCACCCTTGGCACCATTGAGAGAAACGGTTCAATCACCGTGGTCGGGGCAGTCTCCCCGCCCGGCGGGGACTTCTCGGAGCCGATCACCCAGAACACGCTCCGGGTGGTCGGGACGTTCTGGGCCCTTGACACGAACCTTGCCTACCGGCGCCACTTCCCCTCGGTGAACTGGATCAAGAGTTACTCGCTCTACCTTGACAGCATCGCGGAATGGTACAGCAAAACGATTGCCCGCGACTGGCGGGAACTCCGGGAGAAAGCGATCTACCTGCTCCAGAAGGAAGTGGAGCTGCAGGAGATTGTCCAGCTGGTGGGTCCGGATGCCCTGCCTGACAGCGAGAAGGCGATCCTCGAAGTGACACGGATGATCCGCGAGGATTTCCTCCAGCAGAGCGCCTACAGCGACACCGACTCGTTCTGTCCCATCGAGAAGCAGTACCTGATGCTCAAAGTGATTATATCATACTACGATCAGGTGATCCTTGCGATGAACCGGGGCATCAGCCTCCGGCAGATCCAGGCGCTCCCGCTGAAGGCCACCATCGGGAGGATGAAGGAGGCCGGTGAAACGGATGCGATCCGGCTGATCATCGATGAGATCAGTACAACCTTCCCTGCCCTGGAGGTGGAGAAATGA
- a CDS encoding V-type ATP synthase subunit B: MKEAPLLTREYRTIEYVSGPLIFVTGVLGASFGEIVKITLHDGEERTGQVLDISEDRAVVQVYEGTRGIDLLDTKVRFIGEPARIHVSKDMLGRVFSGVGKPRDGGPDIIPEAVLDIAGTPINPSARDKPADFIQTGMSAIDCLNTLVRGQKLPIFSGSGLPASKLAAQIARQAKVRGEGEEFAVVFVAMGITHKEASFFMQDFERTGALDRVVFFMNLADDPTVERLAAPRCGLTVAEYLAFTHHHHVLVILTDMINYCEALREISTAREEVPGRRGYPGYMYTDLASIYERAGRLKGKHGSITQIPILTMPDDDITHPVPDLTGYITEGQIVLSRDIFRRGGDPPVDALPCLSRLMNLGIGPGKTREDHRGVADQLYASYAYGRDLRRLVAIVGEEALTDLDRKYLKFADGFERQFITQGDEDRPIEKTLSIAWDLFATLPEDELKRIKKEHIRKYHPSAQETTGKAGEN; the protein is encoded by the coding sequence ATGAAGGAGGCTCCCCTGCTGACCAGGGAGTACCGGACTATCGAATATGTTTCCGGCCCGCTGATCTTCGTTACCGGTGTCCTTGGGGCCTCGTTTGGCGAGATCGTGAAGATCACCCTCCACGATGGCGAGGAGCGGACCGGGCAGGTGCTCGACATCTCGGAGGACCGTGCGGTTGTCCAGGTGTACGAGGGCACCCGGGGCATCGACCTCCTCGACACAAAAGTCCGGTTCATCGGCGAGCCTGCCCGGATCCATGTATCAAAAGATATGCTGGGCCGGGTCTTTTCCGGGGTAGGGAAGCCACGGGACGGCGGCCCGGATATCATCCCGGAGGCCGTGCTCGATATTGCCGGTACTCCCATCAACCCGTCTGCCCGGGACAAGCCCGCGGATTTCATCCAGACCGGCATGTCGGCAATCGACTGCCTCAACACGCTTGTGCGGGGGCAGAAGCTGCCGATCTTCTCCGGCTCCGGTCTCCCGGCAAGCAAACTTGCCGCCCAGATCGCCCGGCAGGCAAAGGTCCGGGGCGAGGGCGAGGAGTTCGCGGTGGTCTTCGTTGCCATGGGGATCACGCACAAGGAGGCCTCGTTCTTCATGCAGGACTTCGAACGCACGGGCGCGCTCGACCGCGTGGTCTTCTTCATGAACCTGGCGGACGACCCGACGGTCGAGCGGCTGGCGGCCCCGCGGTGCGGCCTCACGGTCGCGGAGTACCTTGCCTTCACCCATCACCACCACGTCCTCGTGATCTTAACGGACATGATCAATTACTGCGAGGCGCTCCGCGAGATCTCGACTGCCCGGGAGGAAGTGCCCGGCCGGCGCGGGTATCCCGGCTACATGTATACTGACCTTGCTTCCATCTACGAGCGGGCCGGGCGGCTGAAAGGCAAGCACGGTTCGATCACCCAGATCCCTATCCTGACCATGCCCGACGACGACATCACCCACCCGGTGCCCGATCTCACGGGCTACATAACCGAGGGCCAGATCGTGCTGTCCCGGGATATCTTCCGGCGCGGCGGCGACCCGCCGGTCGATGCCCTGCCCTGCCTGTCCCGGCTCATGAACCTCGGGATCGGGCCCGGGAAGACCCGGGAAGACCACCGGGGCGTGGCAGATCAGCTCTATGCCAGTTACGCGTACGGGCGCGACCTCCGCCGGCTTGTTGCGATTGTCGGGGAGGAAGCGTTAACGGATCTTGACCGGAAGTACCTCAAGTTTGCTGACGGGTTCGAGCGGCAGTTCATTACCCAGGGGGACGAGGATCGGCCCATCGAGAAGACCCTCTCGATCGCCTGGGACCTCTTTGCCACCCTGCCCGAGGACGAGCTCAAGCGGATCAAGAAGGAGCATATCCGGAAATACCACCCGTCAGCGCAGGAGACCACCGGAAAAGCCGGGGAGAACTGA
- a CDS encoding V-type ATP synthase subunit D, translating to MEQVKPTRMELMKKKAQIRLAEQGRDLLREKMDALIQEFFKILSTVSDSRDELEQISRAADLALMIAEAVDDPVTLKSASFATRRSITVDISGKNIMGVPVPVIEKKRISKNMLERGYGIITTSARIDETAERYEAELDLLIKLAETETAMRRLGAEIQMNRRRVNALEQILIPELRSQAKYIKNAIEEREREDLFRLKKVKSILERKKKLAREKKQALK from the coding sequence ATGGAGCAGGTCAAGCCCACCCGGATGGAGCTGATGAAGAAGAAGGCCCAGATCCGGCTCGCGGAGCAGGGCAGGGACCTGTTGCGCGAGAAGATGGATGCCCTGATCCAGGAGTTCTTCAAGATCTTAAGCACCGTTTCGGATTCCCGCGATGAACTGGAGCAGATCTCCCGGGCAGCAGACCTTGCCCTGATGATCGCGGAGGCGGTCGACGACCCGGTAACGCTGAAGTCCGCATCGTTTGCCACCCGGCGTTCGATCACGGTCGATATCAGCGGCAAGAACATCATGGGTGTTCCCGTCCCGGTGATCGAGAAGAAACGGATCTCGAAGAATATGCTGGAGCGGGGGTACGGGATCATCACGACGAGCGCCCGGATCGATGAGACGGCTGAGCGGTACGAGGCCGAACTGGACCTGCTCATCAAGCTTGCCGAGACCGAGACCGCGATGCGCCGGCTGGGAGCCGAGATCCAGATGAACCGGCGGCGCGTGAATGCCCTCGAACAGATCCTGATCCCCGAGCTCAGGAGCCAGGCCAAGTACATCAAGAATGCCATCGAGGAACGGGAACGCGAGGACCTGTTCCGGCTCAAAAAGGTCAAGAGTATTTTAGAGCGGAAGAAGAAGCTCGCCAGGGAGAAGAAACAGGCATTGAAGTGA
- a CDS encoding STAS domain-containing protein translates to MAENKRVSGTIREDYGAMTLCEVRTTEDITIVVMPLQIDHIAAMTLDHELQGLIAEKPTGLLLDCSHTKYISSSGLRIILKTAKAVKTGGGRFGVFAITPFVDHIFTMSGFSQLFSIYDTEEAAIRAVLH, encoded by the coding sequence GTGGCCGAAAACAAGAGAGTATCAGGAACTATCCGGGAGGACTACGGGGCCATGACATTGTGCGAAGTTCGGACCACTGAAGATATCACCATTGTCGTAATGCCACTCCAGATCGACCATATCGCAGCAATGACGCTGGACCACGAGCTCCAGGGACTCATTGCCGAGAAGCCGACAGGACTGCTCCTGGATTGCTCGCACACGAAATACATCTCCAGTTCCGGGCTCCGGATAATTCTCAAGACGGCAAAGGCGGTAAAAACCGGGGGCGGTCGCTTCGGGGTTTTTGCCATCACCCCCTTTGTCGACCACATCTTCACGATGTCCGGGTTCTCGCAGCTTTTCTCGATTTACGATACCGAAGAAGCAGCTATCCGGGCGGTTTTGCACTGA